Genomic window (Tardiphaga sp. vice304):
GTGCCGCCGATGCTGCTCGGGATTCCCGGCGACAACACCTATGCAAATTTCCAGGAGGCCAACCGGGTGTTCTTCCGCCAGACCGTGCTGCCGCTGGCGAGCCGCGTTGGCCACGCGCTGTCGCAATGGCTGGCGCCGCAATTCGGCGACGGCATCCGCGTGACGATCGATACCGACCGTATCGACGCGCTGTCGGCCGACCGCTCTGCGCTCTGGCAGCGCGTTAGCGCCGCGGAATTCCTGACGCTGAACGAGAAACGCGAAGCCGTCGGCTACGCGCCGATCGACGGCGGCGACCGGCTGATATGACGCCTAGCGGCGACGATCGCGCGGCTTCGGCCGCACATTGGGCCGCGGCGCGGCGCTGGCCGAAGGCGGTGTGAACAGCGAGCCGGACTGGTTGGTCACATAACCGCGCGACTCCTGCAGCCGGCGCTGGTAGCCGGGCGAATTCATGATGCTGGAGCCCGCGCCGCGCGCTTCGGCGACCGGCATCTCCATCATTAGGCCAAGCGCAAACAGCGTCAGCGCGGCGACCGCAGAGGAGTGAAGGTGTTTCATGCAAAGCTCCGTGGCCGCCTTCAGGCGGCGTTGCGCTGCCGGTCGTACTCCCGCAGGAAGGACAGGCCGTGCACGGTCAGCCGGTGCTGGTCGTGCTCGCCCTGGACATAGAGCTTGTTGAGATGGCGTGCCAGCTGTTCGCGGGCGCCCTTAGTCTCGGTGCGGTCGGCGAGCGCTTCGTAGATGCTGATCGCTCGGTCGGTGGCGTTGATGTTCATGAAGGCCCCATGCCGGAGGCCTCTGGCCGTCCGGTTTTGCTGTTCGCTTTGTGGTAGTATGGCTGACAAGGTCGATGACCGGCTTTTCGTTCCCCGTTGCCTTGCCGCCAAGCTGCTGAAAGATTGAGCATTTTGGTTCGAAGCTTCGGAGCCTGTGGAAGGATCTGATAACGGATCGGAAATAATTGGCTGGTGTTATAAAACTACTTCTAGGCGAGTGGATGTGTGGTGCTATGATGCCGCAGGGAGTCGCCGATGTCCGTGAAAGAGTTCCTGAAGCAGCGTGCGGTGAATGTCGTGGTCAGCGGCCACTATGTGCTGCCGCACTCGCTGGATCCGCAGGGGCGGCCGCGCAGCTTCGCGTGCCGCACCAGCCGGGTCTCGCCGTTCCGGATGATGGTCGATGCACCGGTCACCGGCCGGATCGGCGATCGGCTGATGCCCTATTTCGGCGATTTCGGCCAGCTCGAAGGCCGCATCAGCGACGTTCAGAGCGGTGAATTCCTGCTCGAACTGTCGATGACCGGGATCATGCGCCGCAAGATGGCCGACAAGCTGGCCTGGCTGGAGCAGATGCAGAAGGACATCCGGGTGCAGGACGTCCGCAAGCAGGCGCGCATCATTCCCGCCAACCCGCATGCGCTCTTGACGCTGGCCGACGGCTCGACCCGCGAATGTTTCGTGATCGACGTCTCGGTGTCGGGGGCGGCGGTCTCGGCCGAACTGCAGCCGGAGATCGGCACGCCGCTGGCGGTTGGCGCCTGTATCGGCCGCGTGGTGCGGCATCTCGCCAGCGGCTTTGCCGTGCAATTCGTCGAGCCGCTGAG
Coding sequences:
- a CDS encoding PilZ domain-containing protein, translated to MSVKEFLKQRAVNVVVSGHYVLPHSLDPQGRPRSFACRTSRVSPFRMMVDAPVTGRIGDRLMPYFGDFGQLEGRISDVQSGEFLLELSMTGIMRRKMADKLAWLEQMQKDIRVQDVRKQARIIPANPHALLTLADGSTRECFVIDVSVSGAAVSAELQPEIGTPLAVGACIGRVVRHLASGFAVQFVEPLSRIDLERRFAQPSSYRPATAQNPAQNPAPDTWTADHPDGA